The following proteins are encoded in a genomic region of Zea mays cultivar B73 chromosome 9, Zm-B73-REFERENCE-NAM-5.0, whole genome shotgun sequence:
- the LOC100279105 gene encoding uncharacterized protein LOC100279105 yields the protein MNGMLLHLPAGASTVARAPVPPLPRQLAPRRTARCSAKKKAANEAKDDRRAGDGAGVLSRTVMLRAGVALFALGFVDAGYSGDWSRIGAISKDTEELLKLGAYAVVPLSLALIIWLPEGDSDRES from the exons ATGAACGGCATGCTGCTGCATCTGCCCGCCGGCGCCAGCACCGTTGCTCGCGCTCCCGTCCCGCCGCTGCCGCGCCAGCTCGCGCCCCggcggacagcgcggtgcagcgcgAAGAAGAAGGCAGCGAACGAGGCCAAGGACGACCGGCGGGCGGGAGACGGCGCCGGCGTGCTCTCCCGGACCGTGATGCTTCGGGCCGGCGTCGCGCTAttcgccctcggcttcgtcgacGCCGG GTACAGCGGCGACTGGTCCCGCATCGGCGCCATCTCCAAGGACACCGAGGAGCTGCTCAAGCTGGGCGCCTACGCCGTCGTGCCGCTCTCTCTGGCCCTCATAATCTGGTTACCCGAAGGCGACAGCGACCGTGAATCGTAG